A stretch of Corallococcus macrosporus DNA encodes these proteins:
- a CDS encoding M1 family metallopeptidase, giving the protein MAHPTDDKNFRLPTTLRPRRYQATVTLDLDGHTFTGEQRVELELSQPTTEIILHANALELGDVTFRAGNDVRKPTSKRVSPVSETVVLTFDAPLPAGSGTLDVQWTGHFSDGLRGLYAAGKVAATQFEAADARRLFPCFDEPAFKARWALSVRVPEGHTVLGNGRVVKDEKDGALRKVTFEETELLSSYLIALVVGPLVGTPEEQVEGVPVRTWALPEKAHLAKFGQDAALQVLPRLRDYFGLPYAFGKVDQVGIPDFEAGAMENAGLITYREVALLLDPATAPLSVQKRVAEVVTHELAHQWFGNWVTMVWWDDLWLNEAFATWMAFKIVDQWRPDWRMWLDFDAHRASALALDALKSTHPIHGEVRNAGEAGESFDAITYEKGGAVLRMIEGFLGEGPFREGIRLYMRKHARANAVKEDLWNALGEAAKQPVNELATKWIGQSGFPLVSVKREGRKVTLSQRRFYSEPGVKSPETWPVPMVLRFEDASGVKEQRVLFRDAEATVTLEGAGDVKWLCANGGSTGFYRVAYEKPALDALAANLGTLAPSERISLLADTWALVRAGQAPVADLLDLAARFGDEEDEAVLDELVGRLGYIENRLTDGEDQERFRRWVEGLLGGGLKKLGWQAAPGEPDRVKLRRAALVRAVGGLARSPEVLAQARPLVQRMLQGDKTALDANLLDTAVGMVARAGDTALFEDLLQRMPKEPDPATQRRYLMALTSFEDAKLTERAQALLFSETVKTQDVASFATGLLGNRAGRDAWWEQLRKRWKELVARTGAAPMLLRRVVEGLGLLRTREHLEQVKALLQANPIPEAQQATAQTLERLTQDVALRERVAPEVSAWIKRRP; this is encoded by the coding sequence ATGGCGCATCCCACCGACGACAAGAACTTCCGCCTGCCCACCACCCTCCGGCCGCGCCGCTACCAGGCGACGGTGACGCTGGACCTGGACGGGCACACCTTCACGGGCGAACAGCGCGTGGAGCTGGAGCTGTCCCAGCCCACGACGGAGATCATCCTCCACGCCAACGCGCTGGAGCTGGGCGACGTCACCTTCCGCGCCGGCAACGACGTGCGCAAGCCCACGTCCAAGCGCGTCTCTCCGGTGAGCGAGACGGTGGTGCTCACGTTCGATGCGCCCCTGCCCGCGGGCAGCGGCACGCTGGACGTGCAGTGGACGGGGCACTTCAGCGACGGCCTGCGCGGCCTGTACGCGGCGGGCAAGGTGGCCGCCACGCAGTTCGAGGCCGCGGACGCGCGGCGGCTGTTCCCCTGCTTCGACGAGCCGGCCTTCAAGGCCCGCTGGGCGCTCTCGGTGCGCGTGCCCGAAGGGCACACGGTGCTGGGCAACGGCCGCGTGGTGAAGGACGAGAAGGACGGGGCGCTGCGCAAGGTGACGTTCGAGGAGACGGAGCTGCTCAGCTCGTACCTCATCGCGCTGGTGGTGGGGCCGCTGGTGGGCACGCCCGAGGAGCAGGTGGAGGGCGTCCCGGTGCGCACGTGGGCGCTGCCGGAGAAGGCGCACCTGGCGAAGTTCGGGCAGGACGCGGCGCTGCAAGTGCTGCCCCGGCTGCGGGACTACTTCGGGCTGCCGTATGCCTTTGGCAAGGTGGACCAGGTGGGCATCCCGGACTTCGAGGCGGGCGCCATGGAGAACGCCGGCCTCATCACCTACCGGGAGGTGGCGCTGCTGCTGGACCCGGCCACCGCGCCCCTGTCCGTGCAGAAGCGCGTGGCGGAGGTGGTGACGCACGAGCTGGCGCACCAGTGGTTCGGCAACTGGGTGACGATGGTGTGGTGGGACGACCTCTGGCTCAACGAGGCGTTCGCCACGTGGATGGCCTTCAAGATTGTCGACCAGTGGCGGCCGGACTGGCGCATGTGGCTGGACTTCGACGCGCACCGCGCGAGCGCGCTGGCGCTGGACGCGCTCAAGTCCACGCACCCCATCCACGGGGAGGTGCGCAACGCGGGCGAGGCCGGTGAGAGCTTCGACGCGATTACGTACGAGAAGGGCGGCGCGGTGCTGCGGATGATTGAGGGGTTCCTCGGCGAGGGCCCCTTCCGCGAGGGCATCCGTCTGTACATGCGCAAGCACGCGCGCGCGAACGCGGTGAAGGAAGACCTGTGGAACGCGCTGGGTGAGGCGGCGAAGCAGCCGGTGAACGAGCTGGCCACGAAGTGGATTGGCCAGAGCGGCTTCCCGCTGGTGTCGGTGAAGCGGGAGGGGCGCAAGGTGACGCTGTCGCAGCGGCGCTTCTACTCGGAGCCGGGGGTGAAGAGCCCGGAGACGTGGCCGGTGCCCATGGTGCTGCGCTTCGAGGATGCGAGCGGCGTGAAGGAGCAGCGCGTGCTCTTCCGCGACGCGGAGGCGACGGTGACGCTGGAGGGCGCGGGGGACGTGAAGTGGCTGTGCGCCAACGGCGGCTCCACGGGCTTCTACCGGGTGGCGTACGAGAAGCCGGCGCTGGACGCGCTGGCGGCGAACCTGGGGACGCTGGCGCCGTCGGAGCGCATCTCGCTGCTGGCGGACACGTGGGCGCTGGTGCGCGCGGGGCAGGCGCCGGTGGCGGACCTCCTGGACCTGGCGGCGCGCTTCGGGGACGAGGAGGACGAGGCGGTGCTGGACGAGCTCGTCGGGCGGCTGGGCTACATCGAGAACCGGCTGACGGACGGCGAGGACCAGGAGCGCTTCCGCCGGTGGGTGGAGGGGCTGCTGGGCGGCGGCCTGAAGAAGCTGGGCTGGCAGGCGGCGCCGGGCGAGCCGGACCGCGTGAAGCTGCGCCGCGCGGCGCTGGTGCGCGCGGTGGGAGGCCTGGCGCGCAGTCCGGAGGTGCTGGCGCAGGCGCGGCCGCTGGTGCAGCGGATGCTCCAGGGGGACAAGACGGCGCTGGACGCGAACCTCTTGGACACGGCGGTGGGCATGGTGGCGCGCGCGGGCGACACGGCGCTCTTCGAGGACCTGTTGCAGCGGATGCCGAAGGAGCCGGATCCGGCGACGCAGCGGCGCTACCTGATGGCGCTCACGTCCTTCGAGGACGCGAAGCTGACGGAGCGGGCGCAGGCGCTGCTCTTCTCGGAGACGGTGAAGACGCAGGACGTGGCGAGCTTCGCGACGGGCCTGCTGGGCAACCGCGCCGGGCGCGACGCCTGGTGGGAGCAACTGCGCAAGCGCTGGAAGGAGCTGGTGGCGCGCACGGGAGCGGCGCCCATGCTGCTGCGCCGGGTGGTGGAAGGCCTGGGCCTCCTGCGCACGCGCGAGCACCTGGAGCAGGTGAAGGCGCTGCTCCAGGCGAACCCCATCCCGGAGGCGCAGCAGGCCACGGCACAGACCCTGGAGCGGCTGACCCAGGACGTGGCCCTGCGCGAGCGCGTGGCCCCGGAGGTGTCCGCGTGGATCAAGCGCCGGCCGTGA
- a CDS encoding CHAP domain-containing protein has product MGRGVWVGALVSALVWGGAAEAASKVTATKKARPVVQLSERALWRAKSWVGMTTLAKMSSAVTDDCSGMTRLAFQQRRLDLLPDDVLPEENGVTAIHRKARALGMLSDTPTPGALVFFKNTFDRNRDGLINDGLTHIGIVERVGADGTVTFVHKSGGLVKRSRFNLLQPEARKDAKGHVLNDWLRRKGKKTRGYLAGELVAGFASVDERWRSPEPPRVASAKFTVKGDARTARR; this is encoded by the coding sequence ATGGGACGAGGCGTGTGGGTGGGCGCGTTGGTGAGCGCGCTGGTGTGGGGCGGGGCGGCCGAGGCCGCGAGCAAGGTCACGGCGACGAAGAAGGCCCGGCCGGTGGTGCAGCTGTCGGAGCGGGCGCTGTGGCGTGCGAAGTCCTGGGTGGGGATGACGACGCTGGCGAAGATGAGCTCGGCGGTGACGGATGACTGCTCGGGCATGACGCGGCTGGCGTTCCAGCAGCGGCGGCTGGACCTGCTGCCGGATGACGTGCTGCCGGAGGAGAACGGCGTCACGGCCATCCACCGCAAGGCGCGCGCGCTGGGCATGCTGTCGGACACGCCGACGCCGGGTGCGCTGGTGTTCTTCAAGAACACGTTCGACCGCAACCGCGACGGCCTCATCAACGACGGCCTCACGCACATCGGCATCGTGGAGCGCGTGGGCGCGGACGGCACGGTGACGTTCGTGCACAAGTCCGGCGGGCTGGTGAAGCGCTCGCGCTTCAACCTGCTGCAGCCGGAGGCGCGCAAGGACGCGAAGGGGCACGTCCTCAACGACTGGCTGCGCCGCAAGGGCAAGAAGACGCGCGGCTACCTGGCGGGAGAGCTGGTGGCGGGCTTCGCGTCGGTGGACGAGCGCTGGCGCTCGCCCGAGCCGCCGCGCGTGGCGTCCGCGAAGTTCACCGTGAAGGGTGACGCCCGGACGGCGCGGCGCTAG
- a CDS encoding biosynthetic peptidoglycan transglycosylase has product MSTVEGPPEAPSPEPAEPVRPTPPTPEVRPAPKPRRRWTRWALGGVLLLLLGTVAATYAGLPDAGPLVKENPKTTALIEQRASEAREAGRKPRRKQQWVPLSAVSKPAVDAVLLSEDASFYLHDGVDTVELARAVGQAMEEGKLGRGASTLTQQLAKNLWLSTDRSLLRKAKELVLAHRLEEALTKQRILTLYLNVVEWGNGVYGIEAAAREHFGVSASQLSTAQGAVLAAMLPSPRKRSPSSGSRALWKHAHRVVDALKTYKRISAAQAEGAHAEVDRLLGRAPADDGGADEAEDDGP; this is encoded by the coding sequence ATGTCCACCGTCGAAGGTCCGCCCGAGGCCCCGAGTCCCGAACCCGCCGAGCCCGTCCGGCCGACGCCGCCGACGCCAGAGGTCCGGCCGGCGCCGAAGCCCCGGCGGCGCTGGACGCGCTGGGCGCTGGGGGGCGTCCTGCTGCTGCTGTTGGGGACAGTGGCGGCCACGTACGCCGGGCTGCCGGACGCGGGCCCGCTGGTGAAGGAGAACCCGAAGACGACGGCGCTCATCGAGCAGCGCGCGAGCGAGGCGCGCGAGGCCGGGCGCAAGCCGCGCCGCAAGCAGCAGTGGGTGCCGCTGTCCGCGGTGTCCAAGCCCGCGGTGGACGCGGTGCTCCTCTCCGAGGACGCGAGCTTCTACCTGCACGACGGCGTGGACACGGTGGAGCTGGCGCGCGCGGTGGGGCAGGCGATGGAGGAGGGGAAGCTGGGGCGGGGGGCGTCCACGCTCACGCAGCAACTGGCGAAGAACCTCTGGCTGTCCACGGACCGCAGCCTGCTGCGCAAGGCGAAGGAGCTGGTGCTGGCGCACCGGCTGGAGGAGGCGCTGACGAAGCAGCGCATCCTCACGCTGTACCTCAACGTGGTGGAGTGGGGGAACGGCGTGTATGGGATTGAGGCGGCGGCGCGCGAGCACTTCGGCGTGTCCGCGTCCCAGCTCTCCACGGCGCAGGGCGCGGTGCTCGCCGCGATGCTGCCGTCCCCGCGCAAGCGCTCGCCGTCCAGTGGTTCGCGCGCGCTGTGGAAGCACGCGCACCGCGTGGTGGACGCGCTCAAGACCTACAAGCGCATCAGCGCCGCGCAGGCGGAAGGCGCGCACGCGGAGGTGGACCGGCTGCTCGGCCGCGCCCCCGCGGACGACGGCGGCGCGGACGAGGCGGAGGACGACGGCCCCTGA